CTATTTATACGAACAACATTCAAAAAGCTTTTGATTTTATTCAGCGTAGTGAAGTAGGGCTTGTTCAAGTGAACGACGAGACAGGTGGTGCTGAACCACAAGCGCCATTTGGCGGCATGAAAAATTCAAGTACTGGCGCACGTGAACAAGGTCAAGCAGCAAAAGAATTTTTTACAACATTTAAAACGGTGACAATTCGCACACAGGGAGTGTAATGGGCTTTAATGCCCATTACATATGGGAGACCGTTTTTTCTTATAGATTAGTAGATTGTTATGCATATTTTCACACTATTAAACGAAAGAAGGTATCTCTATGGCACAAACTCGCTTAGCAATAGATGTTGGTGGAACGTTTACAGATGTGTTTGTTTTTAATGAAGATACAGGAGAAATATTTGTCACAAAAACCTCATCCACACCATCAAACCCTGAACAGGGAATTTTAAATGGCGTTGAGAAGGCAGAGTTGAAAGGACAGGATATTAAAATTTTTTCTCATGGCACGACGGTTGGCACGAATGCATTAATTGAGCGAAAGCTACCGAAAACCGCTCTAATTACGACAAAAGGATTTCGCGATGTAACAGAAATACGTCGCGGCACAAAGGAGGATATTTGGGATACGTACAAAGATACGGCAAAGCCCTATATTCAACGCCGCGATCGTTTTGAAGTCAACGAGCGAATAGATTATGAAGGAACAGTATTGCAAGCTATCGATGAGGAAGAAATTCGGGTACTAGCAAAGAAATTGAAACGTCGCGGGACAGAATCCATTGCTATATGTTTTATCAATTCTTATGTGAATGGAGAAAACGAAGCAAAAGTGAAAAAGATTTTACTTGAGGAACTGCCAGATGTTTATATATGTACTTCAAGTGAAGTACTACCTGAAATATTCGAGCATGAGCGGATGAGTACAACGATTATTAATGCCGTTCTAGGACCAATCATGAGCAATTATATTAGTAAATTAAGCAATGAAATGCAAAAAAGAGGCTATGAGGAGGAAATTTTAGTTTTACATTCTGGCGGAGGTGTCATGACTTCTAGTACAGTGCCTCGCTATGCCGCTAGATTAGCGAGTTCAGGAATTGCTGCTGGAGCCATTGCTAGCAAACATATAGCAAAGTTATGTGGTTTTGAAAATGCGATAGGTTTGGATATGGGAGGAACGAGTACAGATATTTCACTGATGTACAAAGGACAAATTCGAATTACAAAGGATTGGTCTATTGAATATGGTTATCCAATAGGGTTTCCAAGTATTGAAATATTAACGATAGGTGCTGGTGGTGGTAGTTTAGCTTGGCAAGATGAAGGAGGATCATTACGAAATGGTCCGCAAAGTGCTGGTGCTATACCAGGTCCAGCCTGCTATGGTCATGGTGGTACAGAGCCAACAAACTCAGACGCTAATGTCGTTTTAGGACGTCTTGGTGTGACATTGTTAGATGGTATGATGCAATTAGATAAAGGCAAGGCACAGCAGGCTGTCAAAAAAATTGCGCAAGCTTTCAATCAGACAATTGAAGAAGCAGCGAGTGCCATTATTGAAGTTGCCAATGCCAATATGAGTGATGCCGTTCGTTTAATTTCTGTACGTCGGGGCTATGATCCACGTGATTTTGCCCTTGTAGCCTTTGGTGGTGCAGGACCACTTCATGCCGCACATTTAGCAAAAGATTTAAATATCCCGAAAGTCATTATCCCTACGCATCCGGGCGTAGCAGCAGCAATGGGGTGCTTACTTGTAGATGTACGCCACGATATTTCAAAAACGTTTGTAAAAAAAGCAAATGAAGTATCAGTCGAAGAGCTCGATATTCAATATCAAGCACTACGGAAAGAGGCGAAAGCACTATTAGAAGAAGAAGGGATTTCTGAAGAAACATCGACTTTGATGAATTATATGGATCTTCGCTATAAGGGACAATGGCGCTCCTTAGCGGTTGTGGTACCAGATTACGTCACTTCCTTGGAGGAAGTATTAGCAGCATTCCACCAAGAACATGAGCGAGAATTTGCATTTTCAGATAAGGACCAGATTGTTGAGATTTACGGTTTACGTGTGACTGCAATAGGTACAGTGCCAAAACCTAATTTCCCACAATTTGCACCAACTGGCTCCTTACAAGATGCTTATAAAGAGACACGACCTGTTTATTTTGATGGGGCATATGTTGAAACAAACGTTTATTATCGCGATAAAATTCCAGTGTATGCACAATTACAAGGTCCTGCAATTGTGGATCAATTAGATACGACAACGGTCATTCCACCAGGATTTACGGCTGAAGTAGATGCTTATAAAAATATCATTATTACCGTGAACTAATACATGATAAGGGGGAAGTAATCTATGAGTACAACAGGATTGTTCCTAAATAATCAAATTAAAAATCTAGATCCAGTAACATTTGAAGTGTTGAAAAATGGCTTTGTAAATTTAGTCGATCAAATGGCTGAACAAATGCTGCGTACTTGTTATTCTTTTGTTATTTATAATCGGGATTTTAGTTGTGCATTATGTGACGCACAAGGAAACACGGTTATGCAGGGAACACAAGATATTTCGGTACATGTCGGTACTTTACATCTAACAGCAAAAGCGGTTTTAGAGGATTTTGCAAATGACATTCACCCTGGTGACGTATTTTTAGTAAACGATCCATATCGGGGGGGCACGCATTTTAGCGATGTTCGGGTTATACTACCTGTTTTCCATGACGATAAGCTGATTGCCTTGATGCAAACAAACGGTCATTGGGCAGATGTAGGTGGTTCTAATCCAGGTTCTTTTGATATTACAGCAAAGGAACATTATGGAGAAGGATTACGAATACCCCCTGTACGCATTTATAGTAAAGGTCAGTATTTAGCAGATGTTGTGAATATTATCGTGATGAATATGCGTATTCCAGAGGAACGAATTGGCGATTTACGTTCACAAGTAGAAGCGGCTAAAGTTGGCGAAAAACAATTGAATGAGATGATTAACAAATATGGTATCGATACGGTTTTGCTAGCATTTGAAGAGGTACAAAATTATGTAGAACGTTTAACGAGTGCAAAGATTAAAGCCTTACCGAAAGGACAATGGGAAACAGTCGATTACATTGATATGGACCCAGAGCTAGGGGATGGCTTAATACCAGTGCATGTGAAAATGACAATTCGTGAAGATGAAATTTTCTATGATTTAAGTGGGTCACACCCTGCTATAAGTTGCTTTTTAAATGCTGGATTCGGTTCTGCACTTTCTGGTATTTATGCAGGAACTAAAACATTCTTTCCGGAAATTCCGTTAAATTCAGGGTTCTATCGAGTTGTCAAAATACATTTGCCCGAAAATACTGTTGTCAATGCTCCGAGTCCTATTGCGGTATCTGGCTATTGCTCAGGTTCTTTTGAAAAGATAATGAATGCATGTTTTGAGTTATGGTCGAACATTATGCCTGAACGTGCAATTGCTTGTTCATTTAACCTAGAGTATTTGTTAATTGGTGGCTACGATCAACGACAAAATAATAATGGGTATTTTATGTGGTATGACTGGATGGCAGGAGGACATGGTGGGCGTGTGGATCGTGATGGCGCAAATACGACATCACCTGTATTTGGGGTCGGTTTAAGTGTCCAACCGTGTGAAGGGCAAGAACGTTTGTCTCCTGTACTAACAACAAAACATGAGATTATTACAGATTCAGCAGGTCCGGGGAAATATCGCGGCGGCTGTGGTGTTGAAAAAGGTGGGCTATTAACGGATATAAACAATACAGTGATGTCGTACTGTTGTGACCGTTCTCGTTCCATTACGTGGGGCATTATGGGAGGCTTACCGTCCATTGCACAAGGGGCTATTTTAAATCCAAATCAAGCTGGTGAGGAATTTTTGGGTACCATTTTTTCTAATGTCGCATTGAAAAAAGGAGACTCCTTTACACGTCCATCTGCTGGCGGGGGAGGATTAGGTGATCCTCTGAAGCGGGATGTCAACGCAGTGTTAGAGGATGTAATTGATGAATATGTCTCGCTTGAACGTGCGAAACTTGATTATGGTGTTGTTATTCGTGAAATTGATCGCGATATTGACGCATTTGAAATTGATATGGCAGCTACTGTGAAAGAGCGAGCGTATATTCGAAAAAATCGTCAACAATGGCTTGAAACAGACCCCTATGAAGTGGAGCGTCTGTACAATACAGGTGAAATTAATCAAATGGACGTTGTACGTCGCTATGGCGTTATTATGGATTACAAAACAAATCAAATATTACCAATTTCCACGAAACAATATCGTACGTCCATGAAAAAACGTTCGTTAGCCTATTGGATGTAATGTTATACAACAATAAAGCAACCAAGAGAACGAAATATTTCTCTTGGTTGTTGTGATTTAGGCAAAGCGATTAAGCTGAAAAAGTGATAAATCTTGCTTGCTTGTACCATTTAAAATAAGTTCTGTTAATACTTCGCCAACTGAGCTACTAAATTTGAAGCCATGACCAGAAAATCCTGCAGCAATGACAATATTGCGATGATTAGGTAAAAAATCAATGATAAAGTGTTCATCAGGTGTCACAGAATATTTACATGTTTTGCCGAATGCAAGTGCACCATGCTGTGGCATGAAGCGATTGATAAAATGTTGTAAATCAGCAGCATCCTGATTATCGAATGGACGCATTGGCTCATTAGGGTCAATCGGTTCACCACCATCATGGCGACCTAGTTTCAAGCCTGCCCCATGAATGCTGGGAAAACCGTAATAGGCACAATCATCAAATTCGAAACAGTAGGCGGGGAACGTAGTGTCACGATAAAGCTGTTCGTCTGCTTCAAACCAAGCAAATGTTTTGCGTGTGGGTGTAATAGGTAATGAAAGATTCATGGTTTGGAGCAATTCCGATGCCCAAGCACCTGCTGTTACAATGAGTTTTTTTGCCTCATAAAAACCACTATCTGTATGTATCTGTACAATGTCTTCGGTCTTAATAGCGTGGACCTTTTCATTTGTATGTAAAAGGGCACCTTGTGCTAATGCTAACTTTTTATAGGCAGCGATACAAGCTTCTACATGCAATACACCAGCAGTTGGTTCATAGCACACTACTAAATCCTCAGGCAATGCTAATCCAGGCCATTTTTCCATCGCTTCGGCGGCTGTATACTGTTCTAAAGGTAAATCGTATAGCTTCGCGCTTCTTCTAACATTTTGAAGAAAGGTATGATCTGATTGACCAACATTCATCACACCTGTTTGTAAAAATAAAGATTCACTTGTTTCCGCTTCAAGCTCTTTCCAAAGTTGTCCTGCGCGTAGTACGAAAGGGACATAACTAGCTCCTTCACCGTAAGCAAAGCGAATAATTCTTGTTTCGCCATGGTGGCTGCCCTCTTCATGTGGTGGATCAAAAGCATCGAGCATAAGGACGTTTTTTCCTGCCTTCGCTAAATAATAACCAGCCGCCATTCCCATTGAACCAGCGCCCACAATAATGACATCATAAATCATAATCATCCCTACTTTCTTTCTCTAGTATAGCAAAATAAAATGAGAATTTTGCAACAACTTATATAGGGATTATAGGAAAACACGAAAAGGCTGGGCCATTACTAAAAAGAAGGGGGGGTAAAGGGACAACTCTTGCTTAGATCGAATAAACGCATGATGCAATGAGCAAAAAAGTGTTAGATTGATGGCAGTCAATCTAACACTTTCTCTAACCTGTTAGCCAACAGATTATTACTTATTTAAATAAAACGAGCAATGTCTTTTAATGGTAAACGCGATGAACCATAAGCAGGTGCTGCTGCTTTCCCGATAGCAATAAGAACAACAGGGAAAATATGTTCCGGTAAGTCAAAACGCTGAGCAAATTTCTCTTTATCAAATCCGCCCATTGTCACCGTATCATACCCTTTTTCTTTCGCAATCAGCATCAGTTGCATGGAAATAAGACCTGCATCAAATGTAGCAATATTTTTTCTGACTTCAAGTGGTGCAGCTGGGTAAGTACGTAGAGTATTCGTAATCATTAAATCCTTCTGTGCTTCACCCATATGCCCTTCTGCGACATTTTGCGTGTAAATTTGTTCAACTTGCTTATACATTTCGGCATTGCCTAACACTGCAATAATGGCAGAAGATGTTTCAACTTGTTCTTGGTTATTGGCAATAGCACGTAGTTCTGTTTTTACAGCTTCGTCTTGAATGACTAGGAATCTCCATGGTTGCAAGTTACTAGATGACGGAGCGCTAGTGGCTTCTTGAATAATTGCTTCAAGCTCTACTTGTGGAATTTTAAAAGCGGGATCATAGACGCGAACGGATTTACGCTCTTCCATAATTGTATATAGATTGGATTGTGTTTTAGTTGTCGACATAATGTCCTCCTTAAAACTTACTAATGGTAAGTTGATGATAAGAATCTTACCATTAGTAAGTTTA
This DNA window, taken from Lysinibacillus sp. FSL M8-0337, encodes the following:
- a CDS encoding hydantoinase/oxoprolinase family protein, with protein sequence MAQTRLAIDVGGTFTDVFVFNEDTGEIFVTKTSSTPSNPEQGILNGVEKAELKGQDIKIFSHGTTVGTNALIERKLPKTALITTKGFRDVTEIRRGTKEDIWDTYKDTAKPYIQRRDRFEVNERIDYEGTVLQAIDEEEIRVLAKKLKRRGTESIAICFINSYVNGENEAKVKKILLEELPDVYICTSSEVLPEIFEHERMSTTIINAVLGPIMSNYISKLSNEMQKRGYEEEILVLHSGGGVMTSSTVPRYAARLASSGIAAGAIASKHIAKLCGFENAIGLDMGGTSTDISLMYKGQIRITKDWSIEYGYPIGFPSIEILTIGAGGGSLAWQDEGGSLRNGPQSAGAIPGPACYGHGGTEPTNSDANVVLGRLGVTLLDGMMQLDKGKAQQAVKKIAQAFNQTIEEAASAIIEVANANMSDAVRLISVRRGYDPRDFALVAFGGAGPLHAAHLAKDLNIPKVIIPTHPGVAAAMGCLLVDVRHDISKTFVKKANEVSVEELDIQYQALRKEAKALLEEEGISEETSTLMNYMDLRYKGQWRSLAVVVPDYVTSLEEVLAAFHQEHEREFAFSDKDQIVEIYGLRVTAIGTVPKPNFPQFAPTGSLQDAYKETRPVYFDGAYVETNVYYRDKIPVYAQLQGPAIVDQLDTTTVIPPGFTAEVDAYKNIIITVN
- a CDS encoding hydantoinase B/oxoprolinase family protein, translating into MSTTGLFLNNQIKNLDPVTFEVLKNGFVNLVDQMAEQMLRTCYSFVIYNRDFSCALCDAQGNTVMQGTQDISVHVGTLHLTAKAVLEDFANDIHPGDVFLVNDPYRGGTHFSDVRVILPVFHDDKLIALMQTNGHWADVGGSNPGSFDITAKEHYGEGLRIPPVRIYSKGQYLADVVNIIVMNMRIPEERIGDLRSQVEAAKVGEKQLNEMINKYGIDTVLLAFEEVQNYVERLTSAKIKALPKGQWETVDYIDMDPELGDGLIPVHVKMTIREDEIFYDLSGSHPAISCFLNAGFGSALSGIYAGTKTFFPEIPLNSGFYRVVKIHLPENTVVNAPSPIAVSGYCSGSFEKIMNACFELWSNIMPERAIACSFNLEYLLIGGYDQRQNNNGYFMWYDWMAGGHGGRVDRDGANTTSPVFGVGLSVQPCEGQERLSPVLTTKHEIITDSAGPGKYRGGCGVEKGGLLTDINNTVMSYCCDRSRSITWGIMGGLPSIAQGAILNPNQAGEEFLGTIFSNVALKKGDSFTRPSAGGGGLGDPLKRDVNAVLEDVIDEYVSLERAKLDYGVVIREIDRDIDAFEIDMAATVKERAYIRKNRQQWLETDPYEVERLYNTGEINQMDVVRRYGVIMDYKTNQILPISTKQYRTSMKKRSLAYWM
- the solA gene encoding N-methyl-L-tryptophan oxidase, giving the protein MIYDVIIVGAGSMGMAAGYYLAKAGKNVLMLDAFDPPHEEGSHHGETRIIRFAYGEGASYVPFVLRAGQLWKELEAETSESLFLQTGVMNVGQSDHTFLQNVRRSAKLYDLPLEQYTAAEAMEKWPGLALPEDLVVCYEPTAGVLHVEACIAAYKKLALAQGALLHTNEKVHAIKTEDIVQIHTDSGFYEAKKLIVTAGAWASELLQTMNLSLPITPTRKTFAWFEADEQLYRDTTFPAYCFEFDDCAYYGFPSIHGAGLKLGRHDGGEPIDPNEPMRPFDNQDAADLQHFINRFMPQHGALAFGKTCKYSVTPDEHFIIDFLPNHRNIVIAAGFSGHGFKFSSSVGEVLTELILNGTSKQDLSLFQLNRFA
- a CDS encoding nitroreductase family protein is translated as MSTTKTQSNLYTIMEERKSVRVYDPAFKIPQVELEAIIQEATSAPSSSNLQPWRFLVIQDEAVKTELRAIANNQEQVETSSAIIAVLGNAEMYKQVEQIYTQNVAEGHMGEAQKDLMITNTLRTYPAAPLEVRKNIATFDAGLISMQLMLIAKEKGYDTVTMGGFDKEKFAQRFDLPEHIFPVVLIAIGKAAAPAYGSSRLPLKDIARFI